The proteins below are encoded in one region of bacterium:
- a CDS encoding tRNA (adenosine(37)-N6)-threonylcarbamoyltransferase complex transferase subunit TsaD codes for TAVLVYVREQSTDFVRENLPHILASFQKAVVDALVEKTLKALKKYRLDTLLLAGGVAANRALRERLGADAIKRGFRLFVPRTAYCTDNAAMIALAGHERLIRGMTSPLTLSPEPRLPL; via the coding sequence AGACCGCCGTTCTGGTATACGTACGAGAACAGAGTACGGATTTTGTTCGGGAGAACCTTCCGCATATACTGGCGTCATTTCAGAAAGCGGTTGTCGACGCGCTTGTTGAGAAAACCCTTAAGGCGCTCAAAAAATACCGTCTGGACACCCTGCTCCTTGCCGGGGGTGTTGCCGCCAACCGGGCTCTGAGAGAACGTCTCGGTGCAGATGCGATCAAACGCGGTTTCAGGCTGTTTGTTCCGCGAACGGCATATTGCACCGACAATGCCGCCATGATCGCCCTCGCCGGTCACGAACGTCTCATACGGGGGATGACCTCGCCGCTCACACTCAGTCCCGAACCGAGGCTTCCCCTGTGA